The Flavobacterium piscisymbiosum genome includes a region encoding these proteins:
- a CDS encoding CusA/CzcA family heavy metal efflux RND transporter — MLDKIIHFSINNKFIIGLFTLVLIAVGSYSLYTLPIDALPDITNNQVQIITSSPTLATQEVEQFITYPIEQSVKSIPRMVELRSISRFGLSVVTVVFEENVDIYWARAQIAERIKEAENTIPKGVGVPEMAPLSTGLGEIYQYVVFPKKGYENKFNATELKTIQDWIIKPQLIGTKGVAEVNTLGGVLKQYEIAVQPDKLKSMNTTITEIFDALENNNENTGGAYIDKKPYAYFIRGIGMVNNIDDINKIVVKNQNGIPILIRDVAKVQIGAGIRYGAVTKDGKGEEVSGMVMMLKGENSGEIVKIVKERMEQIKKSLPEGVEIEPFMDRTVLVNKAISTVEKNLIEGALIVIFILVLLLGNWRAGLVVASVIPLALLFAITMMKLFGVSGNLMSLGAIDFGLIVDGAVIIVEAIIHRLQVSNKGKLNTAEMNEEVYQASSKIRSSAAFGEIIILIVYLPILALVGIEGKMFGPMAQTVSFAILGAFILSLTYVPMMSALALKKETGHKKNISDKIIDSIYRFYSPLLEKALKVRAAVIGVALALFVVALLVFNSLGGEFIPQLDEGDIATHLIIASGSSLTQEIEATTKAEKILRAKFPEIKMIVTKIGSAEIPTDPMPIEAGDMIITLKDKSEWTSAETKEELMEKMEEALEEIPGASTEFSQPIQMRFNELMTGVRSDVAIKIFGEDIDMLVSKGEEVVQLIKGVKGVADAKAERVAGLPQITIRYNKDKLALYGLKIGDLNKVVRMGFAGEAAGVVYEGEKRFDMVVRLDNESRKDIENLRTLFITLPSGSQIPLEQIADVNYEDGPMQISRENGKRRIVVGFNVRGGDVESIVKEIQAKLDAKLKLPDGYYTTYGGSFENLIDASKRLSIAVPIALGLILILLYFTFNSIKQSLLIFTAIPLSAIGGIFALWIRDMPFSISAGVGFIALFGVAVLNGIVLIGYFNQLKAEGMQDVYDRIREGTKVRLRPVIMTAAVASLGFLPMAISTNAGAEVQKPLATVVIGGLITATLLTLIVLPILYLYFEKGIGKIKNPGKAALTVLVLALCSMTASAQAPVQSMNLGTALDLGLKNNKRIQASQLDTQAQSQLLRSAWDLPKTEFLGTFGKINSQANDKNISVTQGISPFQIGARKKLLTEYSNASQTRLGITKQEIKYSIRQSWNTMLYFQKQNRILEKQNVILQKFVKSAALKFQTGETNSLEKSIALAKQQELEQRIKENSTQLQVEISNLKTLMDLDSDFMASDTTFVQIPFAVVADTALVKQNPGLQLSENQVKIAQANYKVQKSVLLPDFSAGYFIQSISGSQDPYSTAIADKSLQFQGFSVGVSLPVFAGSGTARSKAAKTTIEVEKKNSEYLYAQVKTQFEQLTKQLQTYQSLIDFYQNTAIANANSIIRNATKGYQNGDISYVEYVQSIETASTIQLNYNDAISKYNQTVIAIQYLINQ; from the coding sequence ATGTTAGATAAAATAATTCATTTTAGTATCAATAATAAGTTTATTATTGGACTATTCACTCTGGTACTTATAGCTGTAGGGAGCTATTCGCTTTACACGCTCCCGATCGACGCATTACCGGATATTACCAACAATCAGGTACAGATTATCACCAGCTCCCCTACACTTGCCACTCAGGAGGTGGAACAATTCATCACTTATCCAATTGAGCAGTCTGTAAAATCAATTCCCAGAATGGTTGAACTTCGTTCAATCAGTCGCTTCGGACTGAGTGTCGTGACAGTGGTATTTGAGGAAAACGTTGATATCTACTGGGCACGCGCCCAAATTGCCGAAAGAATAAAAGAAGCAGAAAACACAATACCAAAAGGTGTAGGAGTTCCCGAAATGGCTCCCCTTAGTACTGGATTGGGAGAAATTTACCAATACGTGGTATTCCCTAAAAAAGGGTATGAAAACAAATTCAATGCTACTGAATTAAAGACAATTCAGGATTGGATTATCAAGCCCCAGCTTATCGGAACAAAAGGAGTTGCCGAAGTCAACACGCTGGGAGGCGTGCTTAAACAATACGAGATTGCTGTTCAGCCTGACAAGCTCAAAAGCATGAATACCACGATAACGGAAATTTTCGATGCGCTGGAAAACAACAATGAAAATACCGGAGGTGCATATATCGATAAAAAGCCTTATGCCTACTTTATCAGAGGTATCGGTATGGTTAATAATATCGATGACATTAATAAGATCGTAGTGAAAAACCAAAATGGAATTCCTATCCTTATTCGTGATGTCGCCAAGGTTCAGATTGGCGCGGGAATCCGTTATGGAGCTGTTACCAAAGATGGTAAGGGCGAAGAGGTTTCAGGGATGGTAATGATGCTGAAAGGTGAAAACAGCGGTGAGATTGTAAAGATCGTTAAAGAAAGAATGGAGCAGATCAAAAAATCACTCCCTGAAGGCGTAGAAATTGAACCTTTCATGGACAGGACTGTACTGGTAAATAAAGCCATTTCAACTGTCGAAAAAAATCTAATAGAAGGTGCCCTTATTGTAATATTCATCCTGGTACTCCTGCTGGGTAACTGGAGGGCCGGACTTGTCGTAGCTTCTGTTATTCCCCTGGCATTGTTGTTTGCAATCACGATGATGAAACTATTTGGTGTCAGCGGTAATCTGATGAGCCTTGGAGCTATAGATTTTGGTCTTATTGTAGATGGTGCCGTTATCATCGTTGAAGCTATTATTCATCGACTCCAGGTTAGCAATAAAGGCAAGCTGAATACAGCAGAAATGAACGAAGAAGTATATCAGGCCTCTTCTAAAATCAGAAGCAGCGCCGCCTTTGGGGAAATCATCATTCTTATAGTTTATCTGCCGATTCTTGCCCTTGTCGGCATTGAAGGAAAAATGTTTGGACCTATGGCACAAACGGTTTCTTTTGCGATTCTGGGTGCTTTCATACTCTCACTGACCTATGTTCCAATGATGTCTGCACTGGCTCTTAAAAAAGAGACCGGGCATAAGAAAAACATAAGTGACAAAATAATCGATTCCATTTATCGCTTCTACAGTCCTTTATTGGAAAAAGCGCTAAAAGTAAGGGCCGCCGTAATAGGCGTAGCGCTGGCTCTGTTTGTCGTTGCCCTGCTTGTTTTTAATTCACTGGGAGGTGAATTTATTCCACAGCTTGATGAGGGAGATATTGCTACACACCTTATTATCGCATCAGGAAGTTCGCTTACACAGGAAATAGAAGCCACCACAAAGGCAGAAAAAATACTGAGAGCTAAATTTCCTGAAATCAAAATGATCGTTACCAAGATTGGTAGTGCTGAGATACCGACAGATCCGATGCCGATTGAAGCGGGTGATATGATCATTACACTAAAAGATAAAAGTGAATGGACTTCAGCTGAAACCAAAGAGGAATTGATGGAAAAAATGGAAGAGGCCCTTGAGGAGATTCCGGGAGCTTCAACTGAATTTTCACAGCCAATCCAAATGCGATTCAATGAGCTTATGACCGGAGTACGAAGCGATGTTGCTATTAAAATATTTGGCGAAGATATCGACATGCTGGTTAGCAAAGGTGAAGAAGTTGTACAGCTTATAAAAGGCGTGAAAGGCGTTGCAGATGCAAAAGCAGAACGCGTTGCGGGTCTTCCGCAAATTACAATCCGCTACAATAAAGATAAATTAGCCCTTTATGGCCTAAAAATTGGCGACTTGAATAAAGTAGTTCGTATGGGATTTGCCGGTGAAGCCGCAGGCGTTGTATATGAAGGCGAAAAGCGTTTTGACATGGTCGTGAGACTGGACAACGAAAGCCGAAAGGATATTGAAAACTTACGAACACTTTTCATCACACTCCCATCAGGAAGCCAGATTCCCCTTGAGCAGATCGCAGATGTAAATTATGAAGATGGTCCTATGCAGATCTCACGTGAGAACGGAAAGAGAAGAATTGTTGTCGGTTTTAATGTCCGCGGAGGCGATGTGGAAAGTATTGTAAAGGAAATTCAGGCTAAACTTGATGCTAAATTAAAATTGCCGGACGGCTATTATACCACCTACGGAGGGTCTTTTGAGAACCTTATCGATGCCAGCAAGCGTCTTTCTATAGCAGTTCCTATTGCTCTTGGACTAATTTTGATTTTACTTTATTTTACTTTCAATTCTATCAAGCAGTCATTACTGATCTTTACAGCCATACCATTATCGGCAATTGGCGGAATTTTTGCCCTCTGGATTCGTGATATGCCCTTTAGTATATCTGCCGGAGTTGGATTTATAGCGTTATTCGGTGTAGCAGTACTTAATGGTATTGTGCTTATCGGATATTTTAACCAATTAAAAGCGGAGGGCATGCAGGATGTATATGACCGAATTAGAGAAGGAACCAAAGTCAGACTGCGTCCTGTGATCATGACAGCTGCAGTAGCATCACTGGGATTTCTTCCAATGGCCATCAGCACCAATGCTGGTGCAGAAGTGCAAAAACCGCTTGCAACTGTTGTTATTGGAGGACTTATTACTGCAACATTGCTGACACTGATAGTACTTCCCATCCTTTATCTGTATTTTGAAAAAGGTATTGGCAAGATCAAAAATCCTGGAAAAGCGGCTCTTACTGTTTTGGTTTTGGCTCTGTGTTCTATGACAGCAAGTGCCCAGGCACCTGTGCAGTCCATGAATTTGGGAACAGCCCTTGACCTTGGTTTGAAAAATAATAAAAGGATACAGGCATCCCAGCTCGATACACAGGCACAATCGCAATTGCTGCGCTCGGCGTGGGATCTTCCAAAAACCGAATTCCTTGGAACTTTCGGGAAAATCAACTCGCAGGCCAATGACAAAAACATTAGTGTAACACAGGGAATCAGCCCATTTCAGATCGGTGCTCGCAAAAAACTGCTGACAGAATACAGCAACGCAAGCCAGACAAGATTAGGTATTACTAAACAGGAAATAAAATACAGTATTCGCCAATCCTGGAACACAATGCTGTATTTTCAAAAACAAAATCGCATTCTTGAAAAACAGAATGTGATTCTGCAGAAGTTTGTAAAGTCAGCAGCTCTTAAATTCCAGACAGGGGAAACCAACTCTCTGGAAAAATCTATTGCCCTTGCCAAACAGCAGGAACTGGAACAGCGTATTAAGGAAAACAGCACACAGCTCCAGGTTGAAATCTCCAACCTGAAAACCCTTATGGATCTTGACAGCGATTTTATGGCTTCCGATACCACTTTTGTGCAAATACCGTTTGCTGTTGTCGCTGACACTGCCCTTGTGAAACAAAATCCAGGTCTTCAGCTTTCTGAGAATCAGGTAAAAATTGCCCAGGCCAATTATAAAGTTCAAAAGTCTGTGCTACTTCCTGATTTTTCAGCAGGATACTTTATACAATCCATCAGCGGAAGCCAGGATCCTTACAGCACTGCCATAGCAGATAAATCGCTGCAGTTCCAAGGCTTCTCAGTGGGAGTTTCCCTTCCTGTGTTTGCCGGAAGCGGTACCGCCAGATCAAAGGCAGCCAAAACTACCATAGAGGTCGAAAAAAAGAATTCCGAATATCTCTATGCTCAGGTAAAAACTCAATTTGAACAATTGACCAAACAGCTCCAGACCTATCAGTCATTGATTGACTTTTACCAGAACACTGCAATTGCGAATGCTAATTCAATAATCCGAAACGCAACAAAGGGATATCAAAACGGCGATATTTCGTATGTTGAATATGTTCAAAGTATAGAAACAGCTTCCACGATACAATTAAACTATAATGATGCTATCAGCAAATACAATCAGACAGTAATTGCAATTCAGTATTTAATAAATCAATAA
- a CDS encoding bestrophin family protein — MLVKNNKNSILFFIKSIWLDIAAVMAYALVIGTLDHNTILREIAIPLPITSIMGTIVGLLLAFRTAQSYDRWWEARKVWGEIVNDSRTLIRQVKQFMPESENDLKEFAQRQVIWCFALSESLRKIPFSQRVVSYLEQHNIMANNVPAELLNRHADQLAMISKNFSINDNKQVQIDTTIARLNDAMGKCERIKNTVFPKSYSLLIHFLIYLLTSILPFGLEDSFPALEIVLTLVISSMLIAVEKTAIIMQDPFENSPPDIPMTALCAVIENNIKEICSDTAVPPVQINSYYYIN; from the coding sequence ATGCTAGTTAAAAACAACAAAAATTCCATACTGTTTTTTATTAAATCGATCTGGCTTGATATCGCCGCTGTCATGGCTTATGCTTTGGTAATAGGTACACTAGATCATAATACCATACTGCGGGAAATTGCAATACCTCTTCCCATAACCAGTATTATGGGTACTATTGTGGGATTACTTCTGGCTTTTCGTACCGCACAGTCATATGACCGCTGGTGGGAAGCAAGAAAAGTATGGGGAGAAATTGTCAATGATTCCCGGACACTCATTAGACAGGTCAAGCAATTTATGCCTGAATCTGAAAATGACTTAAAAGAATTTGCCCAAAGACAGGTTATCTGGTGTTTTGCCTTATCGGAAAGCCTGAGAAAAATTCCATTCTCCCAGCGTGTTGTGTCTTATCTTGAGCAGCACAATATAATGGCAAATAATGTTCCTGCCGAACTTTTGAACAGGCACGCCGACCAGCTGGCAATGATATCAAAAAATTTCAGCATAAATGACAATAAGCAGGTGCAGATCGATACTACCATTGCGCGCCTGAATGATGCTATGGGAAAATGCGAAAGGATTAAAAACACAGTGTTTCCAAAATCCTACAGCCTGCTGATTCACTTTCTGATTTACCTTCTCACCTCTATTCTTCCCTTTGGACTTGAAGACAGTTTTCCCGCACTTGAAATTGTCCTTACTCTTGTGATATCCTCAATGCTCATAGCTGTGGAAAAAACAGCCATAATTATGCAGGACCCATTTGAGAACAGTCCTCCGGACATACCTATGACAGCACTCTGCGCGGTTATAGAAAACAATATAAAGGAAATCTGCAGCGATACAGCCGTACCGCCAGTTCAAATAAACTCCTACTACTACATTAACTAG
- a CDS encoding MgtC/SapB family protein — protein MDINTELVILLKLLVSLVLGFFIGLDRERHGHDAGVRTYAAVSIGATLFTSITVHLASDPAAASRVIANIITGVGFLGAGIIYRNNHGGSSHGLTTAATVWCTSAVGVAVGLNMYIIAVASSGALYFLLSLHHQKWYIRWKKKIKYDHTGHKDL, from the coding sequence ATGGATATTAACACAGAGCTCGTTATACTTCTTAAACTCTTGGTTTCCTTAGTTTTAGGATTCTTCATAGGCTTGGACAGGGAAAGGCACGGCCATGATGCCGGAGTAAGGACCTACGCAGCGGTATCAATTGGTGCAACGCTGTTTACTTCCATTACAGTACATCTCGCATCTGACCCAGCTGCAGCATCAAGGGTGATTGCCAATATTATAACAGGGGTGGGTTTTCTCGGCGCGGGAATTATCTACCGGAACAACCACGGGGGATCTTCACATGGCCTTACAACGGCCGCTACGGTCTGGTGTACATCGGCAGTCGGAGTCGCAGTGGGGCTCAACATGTATATAATTGCCGTGGCAAGTTCTGGCGCCTTGTATTTTTTACTGTCGCTTCATCACCAGAAATGGTATATCAGGTGGAAAAAAAAGATAAAATATGACCATACAGGTCATAAGGATTTATAA
- a CDS encoding efflux RND transporter periplasmic adaptor subunit: protein MKKSNIIYAIGAALVIAIILYFTLRKTDAEVPKEEAKTEEKQGAGIKEVELNEAQFTGSKIELGGFSQKNLSDVINANGYTKLPPQNQADVSVFTTGIVKSISVIEGQHVNKGQVIATIESPEFSKMQEAYLTSKSNLEYLKLEFERQKILSAEEVNSKKVFQQTKSNYEIEKARFSSLQRQLSTLNINPNGPATSTVAVKAPISGFITEINIKLGSNVEAGKPLLGIVDNSKLHVDLLVYEKDLRKVKPGQDVRFILTNQDNTEIKGKIFSVGKSFENETKSVAVHADIINEKQQLIPGMYINALIDIGIKSVSALPLEAIVKADGREFIFVLEEGHKEEDAHDDKQGHAHDDGDKHEESEGKTYHFQRIEVKTGTSQLGFIQVTLLQKIDEGSKIVTKGAYYIQSHLLKSEGGGGHDH from the coding sequence ATGAAAAAATCAAATATAATATATGCAATAGGCGCTGCTTTAGTAATTGCAATAATCCTTTATTTTACACTTCGCAAAACAGATGCTGAGGTTCCAAAAGAAGAAGCGAAAACCGAAGAAAAGCAGGGTGCGGGAATCAAAGAAGTAGAACTAAATGAAGCTCAGTTTACAGGATCAAAAATAGAGCTTGGAGGCTTTTCCCAGAAAAATCTAAGTGATGTTATCAATGCTAACGGTTATACAAAACTGCCTCCGCAGAATCAGGCAGATGTATCTGTCTTTACAACCGGAATCGTTAAAAGTATATCTGTCATAGAAGGCCAGCACGTGAATAAAGGACAAGTTATTGCCACTATTGAAAGTCCTGAATTCTCCAAAATGCAGGAGGCCTACCTTACTTCTAAAAGCAATTTAGAGTATCTTAAACTGGAATTTGAAAGACAAAAAATCCTGAGCGCTGAGGAAGTTAACTCTAAGAAAGTATTCCAGCAGACCAAATCCAATTATGAAATTGAAAAGGCTAGATTCAGTTCTCTTCAAAGACAGTTATCAACGTTAAACATTAACCCAAATGGACCTGCAACCTCAACTGTGGCTGTAAAAGCGCCCATTTCAGGATTTATAACTGAAATTAATATCAAATTGGGAAGTAATGTTGAAGCGGGAAAACCACTTCTTGGCATTGTAGATAATTCAAAACTGCACGTTGATCTGCTGGTTTACGAAAAAGACCTCCGTAAGGTAAAACCGGGACAGGACGTAAGATTTATACTGACCAATCAGGACAATACTGAAATTAAAGGAAAAATTTTCAGTGTCGGCAAATCTTTTGAAAATGAAACTAAATCTGTTGCAGTTCACGCGGATATCATCAATGAAAAACAGCAGTTAATTCCTGGAATGTATATAAATGCTCTTATTGATATCGGGATAAAGTCCGTGAGTGCACTTCCTTTGGAAGCTATAGTTAAAGCTGACGGGCGTGAATTTATATTTGTTCTTGAAGAGGGACATAAGGAAGAAGACGCCCACGATGACAAGCAGGGGCATGCTCATGATGATGGCGACAAACACGAAGAAAGTGAAGGCAAAACCTACCACTTTCAGCGTATAGAAGTAAAAACAGGAACTTCACAACTGGGATTCATACAAGTAACGCTGCTTCAGAAAATCGATGAAGGTTCTAAAATTGTGACCAAAGGGGCCTATTATATTCAAAGCCATTTATTGAAAAGTGAAGGCGGCGGAGGTCATGACCACTAA